One segment of Agromyces albus DNA contains the following:
- a CDS encoding DUF5671 domain-containing protein — MTATTLPAGPGPGPGPGPSPVTGSAQRTVRRLIVYTLLFVLVTIAAVGLSGLLARLLETGTPLTAGGNAGLALSLAFMLIGGPLAALLWWVVWRRLTDDSERSSLAWGLYLALMYPVSLVVATSALVGTLSSLVGDGWRPGDFSIGVVWALVWAWHRWMWRHPARGPIRLGTVPVVTASVYGLIIGIGGGVTALGSLFDTAIRRASEQVFAGTTWWQAPLESLIWAVAGAAIWSWHWFRDDARRLDAGLARVALVVIGVLWAGFVMLAGLGTVLFVLLRLAFDPSDPASEILRPLGTALAAASVGALVWVYHRGIVAGHSAGTRRAGALVMSGLGLVAAASGIGVIINATLAALVSPLAASDTRSLLLGGISALVIGGPVWWLNWKPARRVEAAEVGSTGRRVYLIAVFGISAIVALITVLVVGYLLFEFGLDPTTTASLVDEVRAPFGLLVATGLVFGYHFALWRRDRSVIAAEGLAPARRIGRVILVTSGDAVALEQAIADATGASVAVWRSLDEPGSGPDAAALAGALEGVTGKRVLVLAGPGSRVEVVRLAD; from the coding sequence ATGACCGCCACGACACTCCCCGCCGGACCAGGCCCCGGCCCCGGCCCGGGCCCGAGCCCGGTCACGGGTTCGGCGCAACGTACCGTGCGGCGCCTCATCGTCTACACGCTCCTCTTCGTACTGGTCACGATCGCCGCCGTCGGCCTGAGCGGCCTCCTCGCGCGGCTGCTCGAGACCGGCACTCCGCTCACCGCCGGCGGCAATGCGGGCCTTGCGCTGTCGCTCGCCTTCATGCTCATCGGAGGGCCGCTCGCGGCGCTGCTCTGGTGGGTGGTGTGGCGCCGGCTCACGGATGACTCGGAGCGGTCGTCGCTGGCATGGGGCCTCTACCTCGCCCTCATGTACCCGGTGTCGCTCGTCGTGGCGACCTCGGCGCTCGTGGGCACGTTGTCGTCGCTCGTGGGCGACGGGTGGCGTCCGGGGGACTTCTCCATCGGCGTGGTGTGGGCTCTCGTGTGGGCCTGGCACCGATGGATGTGGCGGCATCCGGCCAGGGGCCCGATCAGGCTGGGCACGGTGCCCGTCGTCACCGCCTCGGTGTACGGCCTCATCATCGGCATCGGTGGCGGCGTGACCGCACTCGGTTCGCTCTTCGACACGGCGATTCGGCGAGCCTCCGAGCAGGTGTTCGCCGGCACCACGTGGTGGCAGGCGCCGCTCGAGTCGCTCATCTGGGCCGTGGCCGGCGCGGCGATCTGGTCGTGGCACTGGTTCCGCGACGATGCCAGGCGACTCGACGCCGGCCTCGCCCGAGTGGCGCTCGTCGTCATCGGCGTGCTGTGGGCCGGCTTCGTGATGCTCGCCGGACTCGGCACCGTGCTCTTCGTGCTGCTGCGGCTCGCTTTCGACCCGAGTGACCCGGCGAGCGAGATCCTCCGCCCACTGGGAACGGCGCTCGCCGCGGCATCCGTCGGCGCTCTCGTGTGGGTCTACCACCGCGGCATCGTGGCCGGGCACTCGGCGGGCACGCGTCGTGCCGGCGCGCTCGTCATGTCGGGTCTCGGCCTCGTGGCGGCCGCGTCGGGAATCGGCGTCATCATCAACGCGACGCTCGCCGCGCTCGTCAGCCCCCTCGCGGCATCCGACACCCGCTCGCTCCTCCTCGGCGGCATCAGCGCGCTCGTCATCGGCGGACCGGTCTGGTGGCTCAACTGGAAGCCCGCCCGGCGAGTCGAAGCAGCGGAGGTCGGCTCCACCGGTCGCCGCGTGTACCTCATCGCCGTGTTCGGCATCAGCGCCATCGTGGCGCTCATCACCGTGCTCGTGGTCGGCTACCTGCTGTTCGAGTTCGGGCTCGATCCCACGACGACGGCCAGCCTCGTCGACGAGGTGCGCGCGCCGTTCGGCCTCCTCGTCGCGACCGGGCTCGTGTTCGGCTACCACTTCGCGCTCTGGCGGCGCGACCGCTCGGTGATCGCCGCCGAGGGCCTGGCGCCTGCGCGACGGATCGGGCGGGTCATCCTCGTGACCTCCGGCGACGCCGTCGCACTCGAGCAGGCGATAGCGGATGCCACAGGCGCGTCGGTCGCCGTCTGGCGCTCGCTCGACGAACCGGGTTCTGGTCCGGATGCCGCAGCGCTCGCCGGCGCGCTCGAGGGCGTGACCGGCAAGCGCGTGCTCGTGCTTGCCGGCCCCGGGAGTCGCGTCGAGGTCGTGCGCCTCGCGGACTGA
- a CDS encoding DUF4190 domain-containing protein, whose translation MTTPAPAPVPAQSAPAEKWNVLSIVAFVLSLVGFNVIAIVLGFIGLNQVKKTGERGRGLALAAIIIGFVSLVFIIIWVIAGIALVAANPELTTY comes from the coding sequence ATGACTACTCCCGCGCCCGCTCCCGTCCCCGCTCAGTCGGCGCCCGCCGAGAAGTGGAATGTCCTCTCGATCGTCGCCTTCGTGCTGTCGCTCGTCGGCTTCAACGTCATCGCGATCGTGCTCGGCTTCATCGGCCTCAACCAGGTGAAGAAGACCGGTGAGCGCGGCCGCGGCCTCGCCCTCGCTGCGATCATCATCGGCTTCGTGTCGCTCGTCTTCATCATCATCTGGGTGATCGCGGGCATCGCGCTCGTCGCGGCGAACCCGGAGCTCACGACCTACTAG
- a CDS encoding sugar ABC transporter permease yields the protein MTTTTTPSPTPTDLQDERLRADTGVGGAIRAGIDRIRGGDLGFLPVIAGLAIIWTIFQVLNPYFLSSGNLTNLLMESAPVGVIALGIVFVLLVGEIDLSVGSVSGLAAAIMAINFIDNRWPLPLAIAAAVGIAVVIGFAYGFIYNRIGVPSFVITLAGLLGFLGLQLFVLGPKGTINLPFDSPLVYFGQLAFVPQWLAYAFIALAAAAVLIGGILRARIRRNAGLSAPALSLILIRAGLLAVLLAFAVWYLYQARGVGWMVVFFVALVLFANYALTRTSWGRSLFAVGGNREAARRSGIRITAIYTSAFIACTTLAAVGGLLAAGRLASAAQSSGGGDVNLNAIAAAVIGGTSLFGGRGSAFAALLGILVIQSISSGLTLLNLDSSIRYMVTGAVVLIAVALDAVARRSRSSHGRA from the coding sequence ATGACCACCACAACCACCCCCAGCCCGACCCCCACCGACCTCCAGGACGAGCGGCTCCGTGCCGACACGGGCGTGGGCGGCGCCATCCGTGCGGGCATCGACCGCATCCGGGGTGGCGATCTCGGGTTCCTGCCCGTCATCGCCGGGCTCGCGATCATCTGGACCATCTTCCAGGTGCTGAACCCGTACTTCCTCTCCAGCGGCAATCTCACGAACCTCCTCATGGAGTCGGCCCCGGTCGGCGTCATCGCACTCGGGATCGTCTTCGTGCTGCTCGTCGGCGAGATCGACCTCTCGGTGGGATCCGTGAGCGGCCTCGCCGCCGCCATCATGGCGATCAACTTCATCGACAACCGCTGGCCCCTGCCGCTCGCCATCGCGGCAGCCGTCGGCATCGCGGTCGTGATCGGGTTCGCCTACGGCTTCATCTACAACCGGATCGGCGTGCCCTCGTTCGTCATCACGCTCGCCGGGCTCCTCGGGTTCCTCGGACTGCAGCTGTTCGTGCTCGGCCCGAAGGGCACGATCAACCTGCCGTTCGACTCGCCCCTCGTCTACTTCGGCCAGCTCGCCTTCGTGCCCCAATGGCTCGCCTACGCGTTCATCGCGCTCGCCGCCGCGGCGGTGCTCATCGGCGGGATACTCCGCGCCCGCATCCGCCGAAACGCCGGCCTCTCGGCGCCCGCGCTGAGCCTGATCCTCATCCGCGCCGGCCTGCTCGCCGTGCTGCTCGCCTTCGCGGTCTGGTACCTCTACCAGGCGCGGGGGGTCGGCTGGATGGTCGTCTTCTTCGTCGCGCTCGTGCTGTTCGCGAACTACGCCCTCACCCGCACGAGCTGGGGCCGCTCGCTCTTCGCGGTCGGCGGCAACCGGGAGGCGGCGCGGCGCTCCGGCATCCGTATCACCGCGATCTATACGTCGGCGTTCATCGCGTGCACGACCCTTGCCGCGGTCGGCGGCCTGCTCGCGGCCGGGCGACTCGCATCGGCCGCGCAATCGAGCGGCGGCGGCGACGTCAACCTCAACGCGATCGCTGCGGCTGTGATCGGCGGCACGAGCCTGTTCGGCGGGCGCGGATCGGCGTTCGCGGCGCTGCTCGGCATCCTCGTCATCCAGTCGATCTCGAGCGGCTTGACCCTGCTCAACCTCGACTCGTCGATCCGCTACATGGTGACCGGCGCCGTCGTGCTCATCGCGGTCGCGCTCGATGCGGTCGCCCGTCGCTCCCGCAGTTCGCACGGTCGCGCTTGA
- a CDS encoding ATP-binding cassette domain-containing protein, which yields MRGISKSFGAVAALTDIDLDVDSSEVVAIVGDNGAGKSTLVKVLSGVHAPDSGTIDFGGERVTLPTPMAALERGIATVFQDLALCDNLDVVQNLFLGRERRPLRLDEVGMEVRAWELLRQLSAKIPSVRIPIASLSGGQRQTVAIARSLLGDPKLIILDEPTAALGVAQTAEVLNLIERLRERGHAVILISHNMEDVKAVADRVVVLRLGRNNGEFRVGDVSTEEIISAITGATDNAVTRRRSRGDAASPTTDAITTEDAER from the coding sequence ATGCGGGGGATCTCGAAGAGCTTCGGAGCCGTGGCCGCCCTCACCGACATCGACCTCGACGTCGATTCGAGCGAGGTCGTCGCGATCGTCGGCGACAACGGCGCCGGCAAGTCCACCCTCGTCAAGGTGCTCTCGGGCGTGCACGCGCCCGACTCGGGCACGATCGACTTCGGCGGTGAGCGGGTGACCCTGCCGACCCCGATGGCTGCGCTCGAGCGCGGCATCGCCACGGTGTTCCAGGACCTCGCCCTCTGCGACAACCTCGACGTCGTGCAGAACCTCTTCCTCGGCCGCGAGCGGCGCCCGTTGCGGCTCGACGAGGTGGGCATGGAGGTGCGCGCCTGGGAGCTGCTGCGGCAGCTCTCGGCGAAGATCCCGTCGGTGCGAATCCCGATCGCCTCGCTCTCGGGCGGCCAGCGCCAGACCGTCGCGATCGCTCGCTCGCTCCTCGGCGACCCGAAGCTCATCATCCTCGACGAGCCCACTGCAGCGCTCGGCGTCGCGCAGACGGCCGAGGTGCTGAACCTCATCGAGCGGCTGCGCGAACGCGGGCATGCCGTCATCCTCATCAGCCACAACATGGAGGACGTGAAGGCCGTCGCCGATCGCGTCGTCGTGTTGCGACTTGGCCGCAACAACGGCGAGTTCCGGGTCGGCGACGTCTCGACCGAGGAGATCATCTCCGCCATCACCGGCGCAACCGACAACGCCGTCACGCGCCGACGCTCCCGGGGCGACGCGGCATCCCCGACCACCGACGCCATCACCACCGAGGACGCGGAACGATGA
- a CDS encoding substrate-binding domain-containing protein: MKKSQKRLAAVLGSITLVTALAACAADTTGSGGTGDGAASGKIAFLMPDLASTRYEQQDSPLFTAKMEELCPDCEIIYQNADSDPAKQQQQADSAIAQGVKVIVLDAVDTKAAASIVVNAQSQNIPVITYDRPIVDTPADYYVSFDNEGIGELISTSLVEGLAAAGASGGVLIVNGSSTDDAAQLIKKGIHTGVDSSDFEVLAEFDTPGWEPQKAQDWVSGQITQFGPQIVGVVAANDGTGGGSIAAFKAAGVTPTPPVTGNDAEIAAIQRIIAGDQYNTISKPIRIVAEAAAEVAYAFLTGNPPEGETTLFDTPSQLFTPEVVTQENVKEIIFDGEIYTVDEVCTAEYAAACEALGIA; the protein is encoded by the coding sequence ATGAAGAAATCCCAAAAGCGACTCGCAGCAGTACTCGGGTCCATCACGCTCGTCACGGCGCTCGCAGCATGTGCGGCCGACACCACCGGCTCCGGCGGCACCGGCGACGGTGCGGCATCCGGCAAGATCGCCTTCCTCATGCCCGACCTCGCGTCGACCAGGTACGAGCAGCAGGACAGCCCGCTCTTCACGGCGAAGATGGAGGAGCTCTGCCCCGACTGCGAGATCATCTACCAGAACGCCGACTCCGACCCCGCGAAGCAGCAGCAGCAGGCGGACTCGGCGATCGCGCAGGGCGTGAAGGTCATCGTGCTCGACGCGGTCGACACGAAGGCCGCGGCATCCATCGTCGTGAACGCCCAGTCTCAGAACATCCCGGTCATCACGTACGACCGCCCCATCGTCGACACCCCCGCCGACTACTACGTGTCATTCGACAACGAGGGCATCGGCGAGCTCATCAGCACCTCGCTCGTCGAAGGCCTCGCGGCGGCCGGCGCGAGCGGAGGGGTGCTCATCGTCAACGGCTCGTCGACCGACGACGCCGCCCAGCTCATCAAGAAGGGCATCCACACGGGCGTCGACTCGAGCGACTTCGAGGTACTCGCCGAGTTCGACACCCCCGGTTGGGAGCCGCAGAAGGCACAGGACTGGGTCTCGGGCCAGATCACGCAGTTCGGCCCGCAGATCGTCGGGGTCGTGGCGGCGAACGACGGAACGGGCGGCGGATCCATCGCGGCCTTCAAGGCGGCCGGCGTCACGCCGACGCCACCCGTCACGGGCAACGACGCCGAGATCGCCGCGATCCAGCGCATCATCGCCGGCGACCAGTACAACACCATCTCGAAGCCGATCCGCATCGTCGCCGAGGCGGCGGCCGAAGTCGCCTACGCCTTCCTCACGGGCAACCCGCCCGAGGGCGAGACGACGCTCTTCGACACCCCCTCCCAGTTGTTCACGCCCGAGGTCGTGACGCAGGAGAACGTCAAGGAGATCATCTTCGACGGCGAGATCTACACCGTCGACGAGGTATGCACCGCCGAGTACGCTGCCGCGTGCGAGGCGCTCGGCATCGCCTGA
- a CDS encoding DeoR/GlpR family DNA-binding transcription regulator — protein sequence MSSNSNGPSSRSARQRMILDHVLTAGSATAAELAELTGRSLMTVHRDLEDLAARQLVRKFHGGVSALPTSVFESSSEFRMHRRAEEKAALAQVAQSFVEPGMAIMLDDSTTVLALAGLLKDKAPLTVVSNYRQVLEELREAPDVHLIMIGGAYSRTHDSFIGPPDQTNLEAYAVDVAFQSTSTMDERMTYHQEQDVVSMKRVMLQTGRRRVLMMDGSKVGHTSLHRFVPIAEFTDVILTDDVDPAMVERIGDHATVHVAAIPSRGVIR from the coding sequence ATGAGTTCGAACAGCAACGGCCCGTCCTCGCGCAGCGCACGGCAACGGATGATCCTCGATCACGTGCTCACCGCCGGCTCCGCCACCGCGGCGGAGCTCGCCGAGCTCACGGGACGCAGCCTGATGACCGTGCACCGCGATCTCGAAGACCTCGCGGCCCGCCAGCTCGTGCGGAAGTTCCACGGCGGCGTCTCGGCGCTCCCGACGAGCGTGTTCGAGTCGAGTTCGGAGTTCCGCATGCACCGCCGGGCCGAGGAGAAGGCTGCGCTCGCCCAGGTCGCCCAGTCGTTCGTCGAACCGGGCATGGCCATCATGCTCGACGACTCCACGACGGTGCTCGCGCTCGCCGGACTGCTGAAGGACAAGGCTCCGCTCACGGTCGTCTCCAACTACCGGCAGGTGCTCGAGGAGCTCCGTGAAGCGCCCGACGTGCACCTCATCATGATCGGCGGGGCCTACTCGCGCACTCACGATTCGTTCATCGGCCCGCCCGACCAGACGAACCTCGAGGCCTACGCGGTCGACGTCGCGTTCCAGTCGACGTCGACGATGGACGAGCGCATGACCTACCACCAGGAGCAGGACGTCGTGAGCATGAAGCGCGTGATGCTGCAGACCGGCCGGCGCCGCGTGCTCATGATGGACGGCTCGAAGGTCGGGCACACCTCCCTCCACCGCTTCGTGCCGATCGCGGAGTTCACGGACGTGATCCTCACCGACGATGTCGACCCCGCCATGGTCGAGCGCATCGGCGACCACGCCACCGTGCACGTTGCGGCGATCCCCTCACGCGGGGTCATCCGGTGA